A window of the Gemmatirosa kalamazoonensis genome harbors these coding sequences:
- a CDS encoding class I SAM-dependent RNA methyltransferase: protein MSGGRVAREQPDAVEVTIDSIAAGGDGVGRAGGVVVFAPRTAPGDVVRARLSMEGRLARARVERIVTPSTLRVEPPCPHYVEDRCGGCQIQHLSLDAQRGAKRRIVDDALRRLARRDANVDAVQSAGEPWRYRRKLTLALRRRGGRWIAGLHAFDAPGLVFALRDCPITDERVVAVWREVLAASEHLPNDAAELRGAVRLLDEGAAFALEGGARWPGARRFFDAVTRVVALWWTPERGRRLLLLDRRADDVPGASFVQVNPAVSERLRDDLVRAVLSHGPTSAIDGYAGAGDTALRLAAAGVRVTAIEVDDEAVRFARGRLPDGSVALGGTVEARLGDALPADVVIVNPPRGGLHSRVPELLEHAASAPDGPRALFYVSCNPATLARDLARLPSWSLERVTPYDMFPQTAHVETVCELRPARGS, encoded by the coding sequence GTGAGCGGCGGTCGCGTCGCCCGCGAGCAGCCCGACGCGGTCGAGGTCACGATCGACTCCATCGCGGCGGGCGGCGACGGCGTGGGGCGCGCGGGCGGCGTGGTGGTGTTCGCGCCGCGCACCGCGCCCGGCGACGTCGTGCGGGCGCGGCTGTCGATGGAGGGGCGGCTCGCGCGCGCCCGCGTCGAGCGGATCGTCACGCCGTCCACACTGCGCGTCGAGCCGCCGTGCCCGCACTATGTCGAGGACCGCTGCGGCGGGTGCCAGATCCAGCACCTGTCGCTCGACGCGCAGCGCGGCGCGAAGCGGCGCATCGTCGACGACGCGCTGCGGCGGCTCGCGCGTCGGGACGCGAACGTGGACGCTGTGCAGAGCGCGGGGGAGCCGTGGCGCTATCGCCGCAAGCTCACGCTCGCGCTGCGCCGTCGCGGTGGGCGGTGGATCGCCGGCCTGCACGCGTTCGACGCGCCCGGTCTGGTGTTCGCGCTGCGCGACTGCCCGATCACCGACGAGCGCGTGGTGGCCGTGTGGCGCGAGGTTCTCGCGGCGTCGGAGCATCTGCCTAACGACGCGGCCGAGCTGCGCGGCGCCGTGCGGCTGCTCGACGAGGGCGCCGCGTTCGCGCTCGAGGGCGGGGCGCGCTGGCCCGGGGCGCGCCGGTTCTTCGACGCGGTGACCCGCGTCGTCGCGCTGTGGTGGACGCCGGAGCGCGGGCGGCGGCTGCTGCTTCTCGACCGGCGCGCCGACGACGTTCCCGGCGCGTCGTTCGTGCAGGTGAACCCGGCGGTGTCCGAGCGGCTGCGCGACGATCTCGTGCGCGCCGTGCTGTCGCACGGGCCGACGTCGGCGATCGACGGCTATGCCGGCGCCGGAGACACCGCGCTGCGGCTCGCGGCGGCCGGCGTCCGCGTGACGGCCATCGAGGTGGACGACGAGGCGGTGCGGTTCGCGCGCGGCCGCCTGCCGGACGGCTCGGTGGCCCTCGGAGGAACGGTCGAGGCCCGGCTCGGCGACGCGCTCCCCGCCGACGTCGTGATCGTGAACCCGCCGCGCGGCGGGCTCCACTCGCGCGTGCCGGAGCTGCTGGAGCACGCCGCGTCGGCGCCGGACGGGCCGCGCGCGCTGTTCTACGTGAGCTGCAACCCCGCCACCCTCGCCCGCGATCTCGCCCGACTGCCGTCTTGGTCGCTGGAGCGGGTCACCCCCTACGACATGTTCCCGCAGACGGCGCACGTGGAGACCGTGTGCGAGCTGCGGCCCGCGAGAGGTAGCTGA
- a CDS encoding acyl-CoA carboxylase subunit beta has protein sequence MREKLELLERRRGESELGGGAARLKAQHDKGKLSARERLDVLLDENSFVELDRFATARSAAADGDTPIYGDGVVTGYGRIDGRLVYVFSQDFTVFGGSLSETHAQKICKVMDLAVRNGAPVIGLNDSGGARIQEGVVSLGGYADIFLRNTLASGVVPQISAVLGPCAGGAVYSPAITDFVYMVRGTSYMFVTGPNVVKTVTHEDVTMEQLGGADTHAATSGVAHFVHDSELASLAAIRELFRYVPSNNLDEPPRGPGTDPRDRREGSLLDIVPDHPSKPYDMHDVLRRVVDDGEFYEVQPAYAQNIVCGFAHLGGHSVGIVANQPAVLAGVLDINASVKAARFIRFCDAFNIPIVTFEDVPGFLPGLSQEHGGIIKHGAKLLYAYCEATVPKLTVITRKAYGGAYDVMSSKHIRGDFNVAWPTAEIAVMGPKGAVEIIYKREIAQAADPVAATDEKVAEYTATFANPYIAAGRGYVDDIIDPRDTRPRLIDALDTLRTKRDRNPPRKHGNLPL, from the coding sequence ATGCGCGAGAAACTCGAGCTGCTCGAGCGGCGGCGCGGCGAATCGGAGCTCGGCGGTGGGGCCGCGCGCCTGAAAGCGCAGCACGACAAGGGGAAGCTCTCCGCCCGCGAGCGGCTCGACGTGCTGCTCGACGAGAACAGCTTCGTGGAGCTCGACCGGTTCGCGACCGCCCGCTCGGCGGCCGCCGACGGGGACACGCCGATCTACGGCGACGGCGTCGTGACGGGGTACGGCCGCATCGACGGACGGCTGGTGTACGTGTTCTCGCAGGACTTCACGGTCTTCGGCGGCTCGCTCTCCGAGACGCACGCGCAGAAGATCTGCAAGGTCATGGACCTGGCCGTGCGCAACGGTGCACCGGTGATCGGCCTGAACGACTCCGGCGGCGCGCGCATCCAGGAAGGCGTCGTGTCGCTCGGCGGCTACGCCGACATCTTCCTGCGCAACACCCTCGCGTCGGGCGTGGTGCCGCAGATCAGCGCCGTCCTCGGGCCGTGCGCGGGCGGCGCGGTGTACTCGCCCGCGATCACCGACTTCGTGTACATGGTGCGCGGCACCTCGTACATGTTCGTGACCGGGCCTAACGTCGTGAAGACGGTCACGCACGAGGACGTGACCATGGAGCAGCTCGGCGGCGCGGACACGCACGCGGCCACGAGCGGCGTCGCGCACTTCGTGCACGACTCCGAGCTCGCGTCGCTCGCCGCGATCCGCGAGCTCTTTCGCTACGTGCCGTCGAACAACCTCGACGAGCCGCCGCGCGGCCCGGGCACCGACCCGCGCGATCGTCGCGAGGGCTCGCTGCTCGACATCGTCCCCGACCATCCGAGCAAGCCGTACGACATGCACGACGTGCTGCGGCGCGTCGTCGACGACGGCGAGTTTTACGAGGTGCAGCCCGCGTACGCGCAGAACATTGTCTGCGGCTTCGCGCACCTCGGCGGCCACAGCGTCGGCATCGTCGCGAACCAGCCGGCAGTCCTCGCGGGAGTGCTGGACATCAACGCATCGGTGAAGGCGGCGCGGTTCATCCGCTTCTGCGACGCGTTCAACATCCCGATCGTGACGTTCGAGGACGTGCCGGGCTTCCTGCCCGGCCTGTCGCAGGAGCACGGCGGCATCATCAAGCACGGCGCGAAGCTGCTCTACGCGTACTGCGAGGCCACGGTGCCGAAGCTGACGGTCATCACGCGCAAGGCGTACGGCGGCGCGTACGACGTCATGAGCTCGAAGCACATCCGCGGCGACTTCAACGTCGCGTGGCCGACCGCGGAGATCGCCGTGATGGGCCCCAAGGGCGCGGTGGAGATCATCTACAAGCGCGAGATCGCGCAGGCCGCCGATCCGGTCGCGGCGACCGACGAGAAGGTGGCCGAGTACACCGCGACGTTCGCGAACCCGTACATCGCGGCGGGCCGCGGCTATGTCGACGACATCATCGACCCGCGCGACACGCGGCCGCGCCTGATCGACGCGCTCGACACGCTGCGCACGAAGCGCGACCGCAACCCCCCGCGAAAGCACGGGAACCTGCCGCTATGA
- the tsf gene encoding translation elongation factor Ts, producing the protein MATITAKDVSELRQRTGAGMMDCKKALEESGGDMSAAVDLLRKKGIAKAEKRTGRTASEGAVAVAISDDATTGAMVEVNTETDFVARNEEFQSLVRTLAQHALNTTATTDAASLLAAPAHDGSGSTEEYVKGVAGKTGEAVSLRKAARFQAKSGVVGSYVHFNGKIGVLVEVDAPDAASRREELVSLAKQLAEHIAAAAPVGVDKESVPQDVIDRERAIFVEQVRAEGKPEAMIEKIVEGKIQAFYKDVALTHQVWVRDPKVVVGDLVKKANATVKRFARFQLGAE; encoded by the coding sequence ATGGCGACGATCACCGCGAAGGACGTTTCGGAGCTGCGCCAGCGGACTGGCGCCGGCATGATGGATTGCAAGAAGGCGCTCGAGGAGTCGGGTGGCGACATGAGCGCCGCGGTCGACCTGCTGCGCAAGAAGGGCATCGCGAAGGCCGAGAAGCGCACCGGTCGCACGGCGTCCGAGGGCGCGGTCGCGGTCGCGATCAGCGACGACGCCACGACGGGCGCGATGGTCGAGGTGAACACCGAGACCGACTTCGTCGCGCGCAACGAGGAGTTCCAGTCGCTCGTGCGCACGCTCGCGCAGCACGCGCTGAACACCACCGCGACGACGGACGCCGCGTCGCTGCTCGCCGCGCCCGCGCACGACGGCAGCGGCAGCACCGAGGAGTACGTGAAGGGCGTCGCCGGCAAGACGGGCGAGGCCGTGTCGCTGCGCAAGGCCGCGCGCTTCCAGGCGAAGAGCGGCGTCGTCGGCTCGTACGTGCACTTCAACGGCAAGATCGGCGTGCTCGTCGAGGTCGACGCACCCGACGCGGCGTCGCGCCGCGAGGAGCTCGTGTCGCTCGCGAAGCAGCTCGCCGAGCACATCGCGGCCGCCGCGCCGGTGGGCGTCGACAAGGAGAGCGTCCCGCAGGACGTCATCGACCGCGAACGCGCGATCTTCGTCGAGCAGGTGCGCGCCGAGGGGAAGCCCGAGGCGATGATCGAGAAGATCGTCGAGGGGAAGATCCAGGCGTTCTACAAGGACGTCGCGCTCACGCACCAGGTGTGGGTGCGCGATCCGAAGGTCGTCGTCGGCGATCTCGTGAAGAAGGCCAACGCCACCGTGAAGCGGTTCGCCCGCTTCCAGCTCGGCGCGGAGTAA
- a CDS encoding acetyl-CoA carboxylase biotin carboxylase subunit encodes MSAPFGKVLVANRGEIALRVVRACQELGVRSVAVYSDADAQAPHVREADEAVHIGPSPSSESYLQGGRIVEAAKRVGAEAVHPGYGFLSERAWFARAVRDAGLVFVGPPAEAIEAMGSKTAARQLAIKAGTPVVPGTTEPLRDAAEAIATAETFGYPVLLKAAAGGGGKGMRVVREPAEMAPSLAAAQREAKNAFGDDAVYVEKFVEGPRHVEIQVLGDQHGTMLHLGERECSVQRRHQKMIEEAPSVAVDPELRARMGAAAVAAARAAGYVNAGTCEFLLDRSGAFYFLEMNTRIQVEHPVTELVTGIDLVQWQLRIAAGERLPFAQEEIVPRGWAIECRITSEDASNGFLPSTGRVSYLHLPSGPGVRWDGGIEAGSEIGLFYDPMLAKLIVHGRDRAQAIERMHRALRELTVEGIDTSRDFHLSVMEHDEFRRGDISIQWLEQRLPEIVSAPASGEERRVAAIAAALVAERDRGTRRTGSAAPNGTTRVVEGDAWRRAAWREGLRSQ; translated from the coding sequence ATGAGCGCCCCGTTCGGCAAGGTGCTCGTCGCCAACCGCGGCGAGATCGCGCTGCGCGTGGTGCGCGCCTGTCAGGAGCTCGGCGTGCGCTCGGTCGCCGTGTACAGCGACGCCGACGCGCAGGCGCCGCACGTGCGCGAGGCCGACGAGGCGGTGCACATCGGCCCGTCGCCGTCGAGCGAGAGCTACCTGCAGGGCGGGCGCATCGTGGAGGCGGCGAAACGCGTCGGCGCCGAGGCCGTGCATCCAGGCTACGGCTTCCTCTCCGAGCGCGCGTGGTTCGCGCGCGCCGTGCGCGACGCGGGCCTCGTGTTCGTCGGCCCGCCCGCCGAGGCGATCGAGGCGATGGGCAGCAAGACGGCCGCGCGACAGCTCGCGATCAAGGCCGGCACGCCGGTGGTGCCGGGGACGACCGAGCCGCTGCGCGACGCCGCCGAGGCCATCGCGACCGCCGAGACGTTCGGCTATCCCGTGCTGCTGAAGGCCGCCGCCGGCGGCGGCGGGAAGGGAATGCGCGTCGTGCGCGAGCCCGCCGAGATGGCGCCGTCGCTCGCCGCCGCGCAGCGCGAGGCGAAGAACGCGTTCGGCGACGACGCGGTCTACGTCGAGAAGTTCGTCGAGGGTCCACGCCACGTGGAGATCCAGGTGCTCGGCGATCAGCACGGCACCATGCTTCATCTCGGTGAGCGCGAGTGCTCCGTGCAGCGGCGGCACCAGAAGATGATCGAGGAGGCGCCGAGCGTCGCGGTGGATCCCGAGCTGCGTGCGCGCATGGGCGCCGCGGCCGTCGCGGCGGCGCGCGCGGCGGGCTACGTCAATGCGGGCACGTGCGAGTTCCTGCTCGACCGCTCGGGGGCGTTCTACTTCCTCGAGATGAACACGCGCATCCAGGTCGAGCATCCCGTGACCGAGCTCGTGACGGGGATCGACCTCGTGCAGTGGCAGCTGCGCATCGCGGCCGGTGAGCGGCTGCCGTTCGCGCAGGAGGAGATCGTGCCGCGCGGCTGGGCGATCGAGTGCCGCATCACGAGCGAGGACGCGTCGAATGGCTTCCTGCCATCGACCGGACGCGTGTCGTACCTGCACCTGCCGAGCGGGCCCGGCGTGCGGTGGGACGGCGGCATCGAGGCGGGAAGCGAGATCGGGCTGTTCTACGACCCGATGCTCGCGAAGCTCATCGTGCACGGGCGGGACCGCGCGCAGGCGATCGAGCGCATGCACCGCGCGCTGCGCGAGCTCACCGTCGAGGGGATCGACACCTCGCGCGACTTCCACCTGAGCGTGATGGAGCACGACGAGTTCCGTCGCGGCGACATCTCCATCCAGTGGCTCGAGCAGCGCCTGCCGGAGATCGTCAGCGCGCCGGCGAGCGGGGAGGAGCGTCGCGTCGCGGCGATCGCGGCGGCGCTCGTCGCGGAGCGCGATCGCGGCACGCGACGGACGGGATCCGCGGCGCCCAACGGCACGACGCGCGTCGTCGAGGGCGATGCGTGGCGACGCGCCGCGTGGCGCGAGGGGCTGCGGTCGCAGTGA
- the rpsI gene encoding 30S ribosomal protein S9: MADTLHAVGRRKEAVCRVYLKPGSGKWEINGRTIGDYFPRPALVSSIQLPFSSTDNLGKWDVQANIDGGGSTGQAGALRLAIARALVKSDETYRRRLRELGLLTRDARAVERKKPGRPKARKRFQFSKR; encoded by the coding sequence ATGGCCGACACGCTTCACGCCGTGGGCCGCCGCAAGGAGGCGGTCTGCCGCGTCTACCTCAAGCCCGGCTCGGGCAAGTGGGAGATCAACGGGCGCACGATCGGGGACTACTTCCCGCGTCCGGCGCTCGTCTCGTCGATCCAGCTGCCGTTCAGCTCGACCGACAACCTCGGTAAGTGGGACGTGCAGGCGAACATCGACGGCGGCGGCAGCACCGGCCAGGCCGGGGCGCTGCGCCTCGCGATCGCCCGCGCGCTCGTGAAGTCGGACGAGACGTATCGTCGCCGGCTCCGTGAGCTCGGCCTGCTCACCCGCGACGCCCGCGCGGTCGAGCGCAAGAAGCCGGGCCGCCCGAAGGCCCGCAAGCGCTTCCAGTTCTCGAAGCGTTAA
- the rplM gene encoding 50S ribosomal protein L13 — MRATYSATPADVEPKWFVVDAEGMVLGRLASEVAKVLRGKHKPIFTPHIDTGDHVIVINASKVRVTGRKAEQKTYFKHTGYMGHDRKIPFASMLAKHPEQVIEKAVFGMLPKNGLARNSIRRKLRVYAGAEHPHVAQQPTPLSISKNEAK; from the coding sequence ATGCGAGCAACGTATTCCGCGACGCCCGCCGACGTCGAGCCGAAGTGGTTCGTCGTCGACGCCGAGGGGATGGTCCTCGGGCGTCTCGCCTCGGAGGTCGCCAAGGTCCTCCGCGGCAAGCACAAGCCGATCTTCACGCCCCACATCGACACCGGCGATCACGTCATCGTGATCAACGCCAGCAAGGTCCGGGTGACGGGGCGCAAGGCCGAGCAGAAGACCTACTTCAAGCACACCGGCTACATGGGCCACGACCGGAAGATTCCGTTCGCGTCCATGCTCGCGAAGCACCCCGAGCAGGTGATCGAGAAGGCGGTCTTCGGCATGCTCCCGAAGAACGGGCTGGCCCGCAACTCCATCCGCCGCAAGCTCCGCGTCTACGCCGGCGCCGAGCATCCGCACGTCGCGCAGCAGCCGACGCCGCTCTCCATCTCCAAGAACGAGGCGAAGTAA
- the cmk gene encoding (d)CMP kinase → MTSHMVVAIDGPAASGKSSTARWVAERLGFRHVDSGALYRAVTWLALSEAGDPAGWREEAVRALAERVALSPTAAGFEPLVDGAAVGEAIRGTDVTRNVSRVAQLGSVRTWVNERVRAAGGSHDVVVDGRDIGTVVFPEAPLKIFLVADPWERARRRLIQRLGRHPQEDEIAEETEHLVLRDSKDATQTVQARDAVLIDTTFLTQAEQVDRIVALARARSRVLASDAADAGEARVGGSGESA, encoded by the coding sequence GTGACGTCGCACATGGTGGTCGCGATCGACGGACCGGCGGCGTCGGGCAAGTCGTCGACCGCGCGATGGGTGGCCGAGCGGCTCGGCTTCCGGCACGTCGACTCGGGGGCGCTGTACCGCGCCGTGACGTGGCTCGCGCTCAGCGAGGCCGGCGACCCCGCCGGCTGGCGGGAGGAGGCGGTGCGAGCGCTCGCCGAGCGCGTGGCGCTGTCGCCGACCGCGGCCGGGTTCGAGCCGCTCGTCGACGGGGCGGCGGTCGGGGAGGCGATCCGCGGCACGGACGTCACGCGCAACGTCTCGCGAGTCGCGCAGCTCGGGTCGGTGCGGACGTGGGTGAACGAGCGCGTCCGGGCGGCGGGGGGCTCTCACGACGTCGTGGTCGACGGCCGCGACATCGGGACCGTCGTCTTCCCGGAAGCGCCGCTGAAGATCTTCCTCGTCGCCGACCCGTGGGAGCGGGCCCGCCGTCGGCTCATCCAGCGGCTCGGCCGGCACCCGCAGGAGGACGAGATCGCGGAGGAGACCGAGCACCTCGTCCTGCGCGACTCCAAGGACGCGACCCAGACGGTGCAGGCGCGCGACGCCGTGTTGATCGACACGACGTTCCTCACGCAGGCGGAGCAGGTGGACCGCATCGTGGCGCTGGCGCGGGCGCGGTCGCGGGTGCTGGCGTCGGACGCGGCGGACGCCGGCGAGGCACGAGTCGGGGGCTCGGGAGAGAGCGCGTAA
- a CDS encoding acetyl-CoA carboxylase biotin carboxyl carrier protein subunit, with protein sequence MRYVVEVDGERRTVDVTGDEVEIDGERLHARLVDIPGTPVSLLTLGDRVYRLIARRGDRRGKYTLSLDCRRFAVEALDERTRAIRDLSAASAAAAGPAPLVAPMPGLVVRVNVAVGDAVHAGQGLVVMEAMKMENELRATTAGTVAAIRVEPGTAVEKGAVLVELG encoded by the coding sequence ATGCGCTACGTGGTGGAGGTCGACGGCGAGCGCCGCACGGTGGACGTCACCGGAGACGAGGTGGAGATCGACGGGGAGCGGCTCCATGCCCGGCTCGTCGACATCCCGGGTACTCCGGTGAGCCTGCTCACGCTCGGCGATCGGGTCTACCGTCTGATCGCGCGGCGCGGAGACAGGCGCGGCAAGTACACGCTCTCGCTCGACTGCCGCCGGTTCGCCGTGGAGGCGCTCGACGAGCGGACGCGGGCGATCCGCGACCTCTCCGCGGCGTCGGCCGCCGCGGCCGGGCCGGCGCCGCTCGTCGCGCCGATGCCCGGTCTCGTCGTGCGCGTCAACGTCGCCGTCGGCGACGCGGTGCACGCGGGGCAGGGGCTCGTGGTGATGGAGGCCATGAAGATGGAGAACGAGCTCCGCGCGACGACCGCCGGCACCGTCGCCGCCATCCGTGTCGAGCCCGGGACGGCGGTGGAGAAAGGGGCTGTGCTGGTGGAGCTCGGATAG
- a CDS encoding 30S ribosomal protein S1: METPSGMAELENPTLDADFDASTTPTALTERQKRDKQKSVLRPLANRRPELYDEDEYSSDEFEAMMDMYNGTLASIEEGEIVKSKVLEIRENMVVLDIGFKSEGTVPLEEFKDMPDLKPGDEVEVLLEHLEDQEGSVVLSKKKADFMRVWERIRLAYENDQPVEGTLVKKIKGGVVVDLMGVDAFLPGSQIALRRVPNIDELLGQRYEFKIIKLNKRRRNIVVSRRVILEQERAGKREKLMKELEKDQVRKGVVKNITDFGAFIDLGGVDGLLHITDMSWGRISHPSEMVQIGQELEVKVLDIDWERERISLGLKQLQAYPWKDVVQKYPVGTRVQGKVVSITNYGAFIELEPGIEGLVHISEMSWTRNVRHPSKLVSIGETIEAVVLKVDPEEEKISLGMKQTETDPWTVLPLKYPVGTRITGKVRNLTSFGAFVEIEPGIDGLIHISDMSWTKRVQHPSEVVKKGDTVDVVILNIDSDNKRISLGLKQAEEDPWLRIGETYPVGTELQNRPIVRLMDKGVVVDVGNDIEGFVPLSQLNITGKIVQNPADVAYEGMLLDLRVLEVDPIHRRIVLAVTNIPEEQPPRPETPSTVHSSEGEPGI; the protein is encoded by the coding sequence ATGGAGACCCCCTCCGGTATGGCCGAGCTCGAGAACCCCACGCTCGACGCTGACTTCGACGCGTCGACCACCCCGACGGCGCTGACCGAGCGCCAGAAGCGCGACAAGCAGAAGAGCGTTCTGCGTCCCCTCGCGAACCGCCGCCCCGAGCTCTACGACGAGGACGAGTACTCGTCGGACGAGTTCGAGGCGATGATGGACATGTACAACGGTACCCTCGCCTCCATCGAGGAGGGGGAGATCGTGAAGTCCAAGGTCCTCGAGATCCGCGAGAACATGGTCGTCCTCGACATCGGCTTCAAGTCCGAGGGGACCGTGCCGCTCGAGGAGTTCAAGGACATGCCCGACCTCAAGCCTGGCGACGAGGTCGAGGTTCTCCTGGAGCACCTCGAGGACCAGGAAGGCTCCGTCGTCCTCTCGAAGAAGAAGGCGGACTTCATGCGCGTCTGGGAGCGCATCCGTCTCGCCTACGAGAACGACCAGCCCGTCGAGGGCACGCTCGTCAAGAAGATCAAGGGCGGCGTGGTCGTCGACCTCATGGGCGTCGACGCGTTCCTCCCGGGCTCGCAGATCGCGCTCCGCCGCGTGCCGAACATCGACGAGCTGCTCGGCCAGCGCTACGAGTTCAAGATCATCAAGCTGAACAAGCGCCGCCGCAACATCGTCGTCTCCCGCCGAGTGATCCTCGAGCAGGAGCGCGCCGGCAAGCGCGAGAAGCTGATGAAGGAGCTCGAGAAGGATCAGGTGCGGAAGGGCGTGGTGAAGAACATCACGGACTTCGGCGCCTTCATCGACCTCGGCGGCGTCGACGGCCTGCTCCACATCACGGACATGTCGTGGGGGCGCATCTCGCACCCCAGCGAGATGGTCCAGATCGGGCAGGAGCTCGAGGTGAAGGTCCTGGACATCGACTGGGAGCGCGAGCGCATCTCGCTCGGCCTCAAGCAGCTCCAGGCGTACCCGTGGAAGGACGTGGTCCAGAAGTATCCCGTCGGCACGCGGGTGCAGGGCAAGGTCGTCTCGATCACGAACTACGGCGCGTTCATCGAGCTGGAGCCCGGGATCGAGGGCCTCGTCCACATCTCCGAGATGTCGTGGACGCGGAACGTTAGGCACCCGTCGAAGCTCGTCTCCATCGGCGAGACGATCGAGGCGGTGGTGCTGAAGGTCGATCCGGAGGAGGAGAAGATCTCCCTCGGCATGAAGCAGACGGAGACGGATCCGTGGACGGTGCTGCCGCTCAAGTACCCGGTGGGTACGCGCATCACCGGCAAGGTCCGCAACCTCACGAGCTTCGGCGCGTTCGTCGAGATCGAGCCCGGCATCGACGGCCTCATTCACATCTCCGACATGAGCTGGACGAAGCGCGTCCAGCATCCGTCGGAGGTCGTGAAGAAGGGCGACACGGTCGACGTCGTGATCCTCAACATCGACAGCGACAACAAGCGCATCTCGCTCGGCCTCAAGCAGGCCGAGGAGGATCCATGGCTCCGCATCGGTGAGACCTACCCGGTCGGCACCGAGCTGCAGAACCGCCCGATCGTGCGCCTGATGGACAAGGGCGTGGTCGTCGACGTCGGCAACGACATCGAGGGCTTCGTGCCGCTGTCGCAGCTCAACATCACGGGCAAGATCGTCCAGAACCCGGCCGACGTGGCGTACGAGGGCATGCTCCTCGACCTCCGCGTCCTCGAGGTGGATCCGATCCACCGCCGGATCGTGCTCGCGGTGACGAACATCCCCGAGGAGCAGCCGCCGCGGCCCGAGACGCCGTCGACGGTGCACTCCAGCGAGGGCGAGCCGGGCATCTGA
- a CDS encoding pentapeptide repeat-containing protein produces the protein MPLRSRSHRRALLALSTGVALAVVRRALGQSPTPAGASSWTDWLQNFSNAGQLLQTAAFLFSAYQFWANRNERRAADEASAVQAKKDSNYQAWQVINSAQGKGGSGGRPDALRDLNRNGISLAGVNLDGAWLEQVDLRGAMLPMASFENANLHGAQLQNATLTGANFRGASLVTASLSGASLQGADFTGARLSAADLSDADLYNAKGLRECTLSYTNIEGVRRGPSGFREWALEQGAVNQATEQTEIPSDHSHSTVFRRL, from the coding sequence ATGCCACTCCGGTCCCGCTCGCATCGTCGCGCGCTGCTCGCCCTCTCGACGGGCGTCGCGCTGGCCGTCGTACGACGCGCGCTCGGTCAGAGCCCGACGCCGGCCGGCGCGTCGTCGTGGACCGATTGGCTCCAGAACTTCTCCAACGCCGGGCAGCTGCTGCAGACCGCGGCGTTCCTGTTCAGCGCCTACCAGTTCTGGGCGAATCGCAACGAACGGCGCGCGGCGGACGAGGCGTCGGCGGTGCAGGCGAAGAAGGACTCGAACTACCAGGCGTGGCAGGTCATCAACAGCGCGCAGGGCAAGGGCGGCAGCGGCGGCCGCCCCGACGCGCTGCGGGACCTGAACCGCAACGGGATCTCGCTCGCCGGCGTGAACCTCGACGGCGCGTGGCTCGAGCAGGTCGACCTGCGCGGCGCGATGCTGCCGATGGCGTCGTTCGAGAACGCGAACCTGCACGGCGCGCAGCTGCAGAACGCGACGCTGACCGGCGCGAACTTCCGCGGCGCGTCGCTCGTCACGGCGTCGCTCAGCGGCGCGTCGCTGCAGGGCGCGGACTTCACCGGTGCGCGGCTGTCGGCGGCGGATCTCTCCGACGCGGACCTGTACAACGCGAAGGGGCTGCGCGAGTGCACGCTCTCGTACACGAACATCGAGGGCGTGCGTCGCGGGCCATCGGGATTCCGCGAGTGGGCGCTCGAGCAGGGCGCGGTGAACCAGGCGACGGAGCAGACGGAGATCCCGAGCGACCACAGTCACTCCACCGTGTTCCGGCGGCTGTGA